In one window of Canis lupus baileyi chromosome 12, mCanLup2.hap1, whole genome shotgun sequence DNA:
- the C12H2orf81 gene encoding uncharacterized protein C2orf81 homolog codes for MAHEGSRQERQIRDRGATRSKAEKVRPPTVHVPQVDIVPGRLTEAEWMALMALQEGEDVVGDILADLLARVMDSAFKVYLTQQCIPFTISQAREAMLQITEWRFLARDEGESAVVEDPMWCEDEEPLACTTDAWAQGSVPVLHAPTSMGLEETFQGEDQGSVDQISLGRPWMERGSQKQMEPWEPSPELGVTSGPPPTPELFQETGSRSLLGDSAVQSRDHQALVESLNVSRQPSVEMAPDGSPHSSLELSQVASTQVLAQRAQPRSSQLSLEGLYYCTSQPHVAGDRLKLKKEDVPHIDSGVSVASLSTSVPITLGPSAQLEPQQPRFPDVPLSKLHYRMGRKAGSRLDPMRLPRHWVRPLAEVLVPDSEARSLEAYRGRQRGARTEAPEAPARPLTPGPRIGVSPKVFFSFPPSAPFRALGPGPGLQSPPFSLGLPSPGFGSKLPFPKPGLGFLASHPALPDLAQSPRPKLWPGAKWPCGWEGEAELLRDMWAGRSRLNPQGLDPRDQEGQGPHRCPHSAPQVLEATSQVMWKPMLLPDAMKLAPGVSMWNPNTQVLLRSAVPQQEDKESGTSPPVEQHPIPTGAPKPQVTMRQLMKNPTPKVWSFLPKHLPYSGL; via the exons AGGCAGGAGAGACAGATCCGGGACCGTGGGGCGACCCGATCCAAGGCAGAAAAGGTGCGGCCTCCTACGGTGCACGTGCCACAGGTGGACATCGTGCCTGGGCGGCTCACGGAGGCTGAATGGATGGCGCTCATGGCTctccaggagggagaggatgTTGTGGGGGACATCTTGGCTGATCTGCTGGCCCGAGTCATGGACTCTGCCTTCAAAGTCTACTTGACCCAGCAG TGCATTCCATTCACCATTAGTCAGGCCCGGGAGGCCATGCTGCAGATCACTGAGTGGCGCTTCCTGGCCAGGGATGAGGGGGAATCAGCCGTGGTGGAGGACCCCATGTGGTGCGAGGACGAGGAGCCCTTGGCATGCACTACGGATGCCTGGGCTCAGGGATCGGTGCCTGTGCTGCATGCACCCACCTCCATGGGGCTGGAGGAGACCTTCCAAGGCGAA GACCAAGGGAGCGTGGACCAGATCTCCTTAGGAAGACCATGGATGGAGAGAGGCTCTCAGAAGCAGATGGAACCTTGGGAGCCTTCTCCAGAGCTGGGAGTCACTTCTGGCCCCCCGCCTACCCCAGAGCTGTTTCAGGAGACAGGGTCTAGGAGTCTTTTAGGGGACTCAGCTGTCCAGTCCAGAGACCACCAGGCTTTGGTGGAGTCCTTGAATGTAAGCCGCCAACCATCGGTGGAGATGGCTCCCGATGGCAGTCCCCACTCTTCTCTGGAGCTGTCTCAGGTAGCCAGCACCCAGGTCTTGGCCCAGAGGGCACAGCCCCGCAGCTCGCAGTTGTCACTGGAGGGCCTCTATTATTGCACGTCCCAGCCACACGTAGCTGGGGACAGGCTGAAGCTCAAGAAGGAGGACGTGCCCCACATCGACTCGGGCGTGTCGGTGGCCAGCCTCTCCACCAGTGTCCCCATAACGCTCGGCCCCTCCGCCCAATTAGAGCCACAGCAGCCTCGGTTCCCGGATGTTCCCCTGAGCAAGCTTCACTACAGGATGGGCCGCAAGGCCGGGTCTCGTCTGGACCCCATGCGCCTGCCGCGCCATTGGGTGCGCCCGTTGGCCGAGGTTCTGGTTCCAGACTCGGAGGCACGATCCCTGGAAGCCTACCGCGGGCGCCAGAGGGGTGCGAGGACCGAGGCTCCCGAGGCTCCCGCCAGGCCTCTAACACCAGGACCCCGTATTGGTGTCTCCCCgaaagttttcttctctttcccacctAGCGCTCCTTTCCGTGCCTTGGGCCCGGGCCCTGGCCTCCAATCCCCCCCTTTTAGCTTAGGCCTACCATCGCCAGGCTTTGGGTCAAAGTTGCCCTTTCCCAAACCTGGCCTTGGCTTTCTTGCCTCGCATCCAGCCCTCCCTGATCTGGCCCAGAGCCCCAGGCCCAAACTGTGGCCGGGTGCCAAATGGCCCtgtggctgggagggggaggctgAGTTGCTGAGGGACATGTGGGCCGGCCGCAGCCGCTTAAATCCGCagggcctggatcccagggacCAGGAGGGTCAGGGTCCTCACAGGTGCCCACATTCGGCACCCCAAGTCCTTGAGGCCACGTCGCAGGTGATGTGGAAGCCCATGTTGCTGCCAGACGCAATGAAACTGGCTCCTGGTGTGAGCATGTGGAACCCAAACACCCAGGTGCTGCTCAGATCAGCAGTACCCCAGCAGGAGGACAAAGAAAGTGGCACATCTCCTCCCGTTGAGCAGCACCCCATCCCGACAGGTGCCCCAAAGCCTCAGGTGACCATGAGACAACTAATGAAGAACCCAACCCCCAAAGTGTGGTCATTCCTCCCCAAGCACCTGCCCTATTCTGGGCTGTGA
- the LOC140601222 gene encoding retinol dehydrogenase 12-like, with amino-acid sequence MLQWSLLGTLVWSPGSVLLILVLLRLSVRLWHESYLWDLRQCSTDLTGKTAVVTGANSGIGKAVCQELARRGARVILACRNWERGQKALAEIQVASKGTCLLLGQVDLSSMASIRSFARWLLQEYPEIHLLVNNAAISGFPKTLTPEGLDLTFATNYVGPFLLTNLLQGALQRAGSARVVNVSSFRHAHGYVDEKHLTGAGKPLNLIQSYDCSKLLLTSFTGELARRLQGTGVTVNSVDPGVVYTEIMKPYPWLYRFLFWLFSFFCKDVKQGAIPVLYLSLAKELDGVSGKYFSSSCMITLPTEAAQDPQVAQSLWNASVQLTNLDKMD; translated from the exons ATGTTGCAGTGGTCTCTACTTGGCACCCTGGTCTGGAGCCCTGGCTCTGTTCTGCTTATTCTAGTCCTGCTTAGACTAAGTGTGCGGCTCTGGCATGAATCTTATCTTTGGGACCTCCGACAGTGCTCCACAGACCTAACTGGGAAGACAGCAGTCGTGACTGGAGCCAATAGTG GCATCGGAAAGGCTGTATGCCAGGAACTAGCTCGTCGTGGGGCCCGTGTGATCCTCGCCTGCCGTAACTGGGAGCGTGGACAGAAAGCCCTTGCCGAGATCCAAGTAGCCTCAAAGGGGACCTGCCTCCTGCTTGGCCAGGTGGACTTGAGCTCTATGGCCTCCATCCGGAGCTTTGCCCGGTGGCTTCTGCAGGAGTACCCCGAGATACATCTACTGGTTAACAATGCTGCAATCTCTG GATTCCCCAAGACACTTACCCCAGAGGGCCTTGATCTCACCTTTGCCACCAACTATGTTGGGCCCTTTCTGCTTACAAATCTACTCCAAG GGGCCCTACAACGGGCAGGGTCAGCTCGGGTAGTGAATGTGTCTTCCTTTCGGCATGCACATGGGTATGTTGATGAGAAACATCTGACAGGGGCTGGCAAACCTTTGAACTTAATCCAGAGCTATGACTGCAGCAAACTGCTCTTGACCTCCTTCACTGGGGAGCTTGCCCGAAGACTTCAAGGGACAG GTGTGACTGTGAACTCTGTTGACCCAGGTGTGGTATACACAGAGATCATGAAGCCTTACCCTTGGTTGTACCGCTTCCTTTTCTGGCTCTTCAGCTTCTTCTGTAAG GATGTCAAACAAGGTGCAATCCCAGTCCTCTACCTGAGCTTGGCAAAGGAGCTGGATGGtgtttctggaaaatattttagcaGTTCCTGTATGATAACTCTCCCCACTGAAGCTGCTCAGGATCCTCAAGTGGCCCAAAGCCTCTGGAATGCCTCAGTCCAGCTAACGAACCTAGACAAGATGGACTGA